One window of Bacteroidota bacterium genomic DNA carries:
- a CDS encoding bifunctional phosphoglucose/phosphomannose isomerase, whose protein sequence is MESTTTFDLAAALDRLDPDDMLGAVCAFPDHFREGWTRAASVEGLSWSATDFDAVVVCGMGGSAIGGDLTRTYCEATSPVPMSVVRGYELPAFVGPKTLVVASSYSGGTEETLSAFRQALDRGATVLCVTTGGTLLDEAKAHNLAHVVVPGGLQPRAALGYSFSVLLRLARALGMTDLPDAALDAALSEASARAERMADTDGNAAFDLAEVLYGKLAVIYSGTGFLEAVNLRWRTQIHENAKAPAVGNLFAELNHNEIMGFEAAPVSISQQMAVVVLRDESDHAQIQKRMTITQGLLGDSVASWNEASADGSTRLGRMFSLLQLGDFVSFWLAMLQGVDPTPVDTIQQLKKTLTEQ, encoded by the coding sequence ATGGAATCCACGACAACGTTCGACCTCGCCGCTGCCCTCGACCGCCTCGACCCCGACGATATGCTCGGGGCTGTGTGTGCCTTTCCTGACCACTTCCGCGAAGGCTGGACCCGGGCCGCTTCCGTAGAAGGCCTTAGCTGGTCGGCCACCGACTTCGACGCGGTCGTTGTGTGCGGCATGGGCGGATCAGCCATCGGTGGCGACCTCACACGAACCTATTGCGAGGCGACCAGTCCGGTGCCCATGTCGGTGGTCCGGGGCTATGAACTTCCCGCGTTTGTGGGGCCGAAGACGCTCGTCGTAGCGTCGAGCTACTCCGGCGGTACCGAGGAGACCCTCTCGGCCTTCCGCCAGGCCCTCGATCGCGGCGCGACCGTACTCTGCGTCACCACAGGCGGGACGCTCCTTGACGAGGCAAAGGCCCACAACCTCGCCCACGTTGTTGTGCCGGGCGGCTTGCAGCCCCGCGCTGCACTCGGGTACTCGTTCTCGGTGCTGCTTCGTCTTGCGCGCGCCTTGGGCATGACCGACCTGCCCGATGCCGCTCTCGACGCCGCCCTCAGCGAAGCCAGCGCGCGCGCGGAACGCATGGCCGACACCGACGGCAACGCCGCGTTCGATCTCGCGGAGGTGCTCTATGGCAAGCTGGCTGTGATCTACAGCGGTACGGGTTTTCTGGAGGCGGTCAACCTCCGCTGGCGCACCCAAATCCATGAGAACGCAAAGGCGCCGGCAGTGGGCAATCTCTTTGCCGAGCTCAACCACAACGAAATCATGGGCTTCGAGGCGGCCCCTGTGTCGATTTCGCAGCAAATGGCTGTCGTGGTGCTTCGCGACGAGAGCGATCACGCGCAGATCCAGAAGCGCATGACGATCACGCAAGGCTTGCTCGGCGACAGTGTGGCGTCGTGGAACGAGGCCTCAGCCGACGGCTCAACGCGCCTCGGCCGCATGTTCTCTCTGCTCCAACTTGGCGATTTCGTCTCCTTTTGGCTCGCGATGCTCCAGGGCGTCGACCCGACGCCGGTGGACACGATCCAGCAACTCAAGAAAACGCTGACTGAGCAGTAA
- a CDS encoding mechanosensitive ion channel family protein yields the protein MPTRLSVLLSLALLAACGDATVPAPSPAAPDSTRVETAASDSAALARLDSLRAAAAAGNSLAETGLDSMLAELDLDAVTPGSTALDTAAVGSAAADASTADASAQDAAAPSADSAAVPAPSPVAAAQATQPGMAPATAQDDRLAELEGKIDSLTALVGQSLQQQRQARAAVSDSLNLAENAQNVAKAARDTVGRLGWKIFFALIVGITAFYLIRLVTFILDTLAARTAERRLFYKRLIPILRIGIWIFTAYVVISTIFGLGTNELVAAGAALGVAIGFAAQDVLKNIFGGLIIVFDQPFQVGDKIAVGGTYGEVVEIGLRSTRIVTPDDNLVSVPNAQVADSQVSNANAGALDCQVVTDLYLPGWVDVHQAKQIAYEAAATSKYVYLDKPIVVICKDAFKETFLLHLKVKAYVLDTRYEFLLMSDVTEAAKDAFRKAGLLEPMPVRSYLVEPDTPPTAADPKTTSARGDGATRPQSAPGTV from the coding sequence ATGCCGACACGTCTCAGCGTCTTGCTGAGCCTCGCGCTCCTCGCCGCCTGCGGCGACGCGACAGTGCCAGCCCCTTCGCCGGCCGCGCCTGATTCGACCCGCGTCGAGACCGCCGCGTCGGACTCGGCTGCCCTGGCCCGGCTGGACTCGCTGCGCGCCGCTGCTGCTGCTGGCAACTCGCTGGCGGAAACGGGCCTCGACTCGATGCTCGCCGAGCTCGACCTCGACGCGGTGACACCGGGCTCCACCGCACTGGATACCGCCGCGGTCGGCTCGGCCGCCGCGGACGCCAGTACTGCAGATGCCAGCGCACAAGACGCTGCTGCACCCAGTGCCGACAGCGCCGCCGTGCCAGCGCCATCCCCGGTGGCTGCTGCGCAAGCCACGCAGCCCGGCATGGCACCTGCCACGGCGCAAGACGACCGCCTGGCCGAACTCGAGGGCAAGATCGATTCCTTGACGGCCCTCGTCGGCCAGTCGTTACAGCAGCAACGGCAGGCCCGGGCCGCCGTCTCTGACTCGCTAAACCTCGCCGAAAATGCCCAAAACGTCGCCAAAGCGGCACGGGACACGGTCGGACGCCTCGGGTGGAAGATCTTCTTCGCGCTGATCGTTGGCATCACGGCGTTCTACCTGATTCGGCTCGTCACCTTCATCCTCGACACACTGGCGGCACGCACGGCCGAGCGGCGGCTCTTCTACAAGCGACTCATCCCGATCCTCCGCATCGGCATCTGGATCTTCACTGCCTACGTCGTAATCAGCACCATCTTCGGGCTGGGCACCAATGAACTCGTCGCCGCGGGCGCGGCGCTTGGCGTCGCGATCGGCTTTGCCGCGCAGGATGTGCTGAAGAACATCTTCGGCGGGCTCATCATCGTCTTCGACCAGCCGTTCCAAGTCGGCGACAAAATCGCGGTGGGCGGCACCTACGGCGAGGTCGTCGAGATCGGCCTCCGCTCGACGCGTATCGTCACGCCGGACGACAACCTCGTCTCCGTCCCGAACGCGCAGGTGGCCGACAGCCAGGTGTCGAACGCCAACGCTGGCGCGCTCGACTGCCAAGTGGTCACCGACCTCTACCTCCCCGGATGGGTGGATGTCCACCAGGCTAAGCAGATCGCCTACGAGGCCGCGGCCACGTCGAAATACGTGTATCTCGACAAGCCCATCGTGGTGATCTGCAAGGACGCGTTCAAGGAGACGTTCCTGCTGCACCTCAAGGTGAAGGCCTACGTCCTGGACACACGCTACGAGTTTCTGCTCATGAGCGATGTCACGGAGGCAGCGAAGGATGCCTTCCGCAAGGCTGGCTTGCTCGAACCGATGCCGGTGCGGTCCTACCTGGTGGAACCAGATACGCCACCAACGGCTGCCGATCCCAAGACTACGTCGGCCCGTGGCGACGGGGCGACCCGCCCGCAGAGCGCCCCTGGTACCGTCTAG
- a CDS encoding ATP-binding protein, producing the protein MRLHPLTLQFADAATERAFWTGYTTRMGRQVRWLLLLGVGMLVPYGLVDARVAPEYAGTLWGLRIGTAVTLVGIVSVLFARRAQRLFTPVVALASLVTGLGLVAVGWYWGLAGTLSTHPGIIVLLFFVHVLIRMRFVHAALVGAVISAAYLAQLSMHPVATGLDVLEQGAALLVANVVGMAASYTLERYARRVYWQTRRLEARGEELHVANTELTNALDHLQSTQAQLVQSEKMASLGQLTAGIAHEIKNPLNFVTNFAGLSQELVAELEAESDPDERSALLADLKACAAKIDKHGRRVDAIVRRMMELARGGEGTRAAVALNPLVREYAEIAYHSLRAQHPDFDVTLDWSFAEEAGDVLVAHRELGSVLANLLDNAFDATRERAASADASYTPAVSVSTVRAGKHVEIRIEDNGSGIPESVQANIFEPFFTTKPTGEGTGLGLSLAHDIVVQGYSGALTVESILDEGTCFVITLPSHATVSPAA; encoded by the coding sequence ATGCGCCTGCATCCGTTGACCCTTCAGTTCGCCGACGCCGCGACCGAGCGTGCGTTCTGGACGGGCTACACGACCCGCATGGGGCGGCAGGTGCGATGGTTGCTGCTGCTCGGCGTCGGGATGCTTGTGCCCTACGGCCTCGTGGACGCCCGGGTAGCGCCCGAGTACGCGGGCACGCTGTGGGGCCTCCGCATTGGGACCGCGGTCACACTCGTGGGCATCGTTTCGGTGCTGTTCGCGAGGCGAGCGCAACGGCTGTTCACGCCAGTCGTGGCGCTGGCAAGCCTCGTCACGGGGCTCGGGTTGGTGGCCGTGGGCTGGTACTGGGGGCTCGCTGGGACGCTCTCCACCCACCCAGGCATCATCGTGCTGCTGTTCTTCGTGCATGTCCTTATCCGCATGCGCTTCGTGCATGCGGCGCTCGTGGGCGCCGTAATCTCGGCAGCGTACCTCGCTCAGTTGTCCATGCATCCTGTCGCCACGGGGCTCGACGTCTTGGAGCAGGGCGCGGCACTGCTCGTTGCGAACGTGGTCGGGATGGCCGCCAGCTACACGCTGGAGCGGTACGCGCGTCGAGTCTATTGGCAGACGCGCCGCCTCGAAGCTCGGGGCGAGGAGCTCCACGTCGCCAACACGGAGCTCACGAATGCGCTCGATCACCTGCAAAGCACGCAGGCGCAGCTCGTCCAGAGCGAAAAGATGGCGTCGCTCGGGCAACTCACCGCCGGGATCGCGCACGAGATCAAAAACCCGCTCAACTTCGTCACCAACTTCGCGGGGCTCTCGCAGGAGCTCGTCGCCGAGCTCGAAGCTGAAAGCGATCCCGACGAGCGCTCAGCCTTGCTCGCCGACCTCAAGGCGTGTGCGGCAAAGATCGACAAGCACGGACGGCGGGTGGATGCCATCGTGCGGCGCATGATGGAGTTGGCCCGGGGCGGGGAGGGCACGCGTGCGGCGGTGGCACTCAACCCGCTCGTTCGGGAATATGCCGAGATTGCCTACCACAGCCTGCGCGCCCAGCACCCCGATTTCGATGTGACGCTAGACTGGAGCTTCGCAGAAGAGGCGGGCGACGTGCTCGTCGCCCATCGCGAACTCGGGAGTGTGCTCGCCAACCTCCTCGACAACGCATTCGACGCGACCCGAGAGCGGGCCGCTTCCGCAGACGCGTCGTACACGCCCGCAGTGTCTGTGTCCACGGTCAGAGCGGGCAAGCACGTAGAGATCCGTATCGAAGACAACGGGTCGGGTATCCCGGAGTCGGTTCAGGCCAACATCTTCGAACCGTTCTTTACCACGAAGCCGACGGGCGAAGGGACCGGACTCGGCCTGTCGCTCGCCCACGACATCGTCGTCCAAGGATATAGCGGCGCGCTGACCGTCGAGAGCATCCTAGACGAGGGGACGTGCTTCGTGATCACGTTGCCAAGCCACGCAACAGTGTCGCCAGCTGCGTGA
- a CDS encoding ATP-binding protein: MLPEFAATARLGASGAVRLPSDELHQLRSEVEWLRQERARYRAVSELTPGLAFDLHTHDQGQLSLRWVNPALQRLLEFEEGDGDVCRYIFAEDESKAQGFARDLRAGQRIDGEIRIVTPSQGVRWIRFWAQPVARAGVTERVYGAAEDVTALHHATDDLRSTHDRLRSLMRGLPGTISRVSRDLRYLEVNEQLAALFDLSPGEFINQPIDFLGAGHTLEAFLREFFAGDEEQATCDLAPSIGGVARHLMVVAHKYDNGDAAHLIGIDLTAQRAAEGEARTKDRLHRALVETAPEAILVVDLDKGRIVQANQNAGALLGRATESLLGQPLDIISPPWQPGGVVSADRLTMLLQQASQHALTEEWTCRDAEGGDIVCELRLSPLSQAPPLIRCSLRDLTEQHRRERELVAAREQAEAMMQLRASFLSNMSHEFRTPLTGIIGFSALLAESAQDEQREMVSVIERSGTRLLRLLNGILDLATLEAGIMEVRAADLDVGREVREAIRLHAAAADEKGLVVKLNMPERSARAILDPTLFQRVMASLLDNAIRFTEMGGVEVTLSERDGGVHIAVRDSGIGISPSFLPFIFEGFSQESTGIARTHEGSGLGLAITRGLVELMEGTIDVESVRGAGATFTVTFPSVEGEPQIAPVNDDRQGQRGGEVGAEDASEARVLAVEDSADAQRMLHYALGPHYRLDAVASETDALRLAQLHAYDLVLMDVNLGAKRDGVDVLNALRDLSGYENTPILAVTAYAMPGDRERFLRCGFDGYLGKPFTTARVQEVVQETLAARSG, from the coding sequence ATGCTTCCTGAGTTCGCTGCCACAGCTCGGCTCGGCGCCTCTGGTGCCGTGCGGCTTCCCTCGGACGAGCTCCACCAACTCCGCAGTGAGGTTGAATGGCTCCGGCAGGAGCGGGCGCGCTACCGCGCCGTCTCGGAGCTGACACCGGGGCTGGCCTTCGACCTCCACACGCACGATCAGGGCCAGCTAAGCCTGCGGTGGGTGAATCCCGCGCTTCAGCGCCTCCTTGAATTCGAAGAAGGCGATGGCGACGTCTGCCGCTACATCTTTGCGGAGGACGAGTCGAAAGCGCAAGGCTTCGCCCGCGACCTCCGTGCGGGTCAGCGCATCGACGGAGAGATCCGGATCGTGACGCCCAGTCAGGGCGTCCGCTGGATCCGGTTTTGGGCACAGCCGGTGGCACGCGCCGGGGTCACCGAGCGCGTCTACGGCGCCGCAGAGGACGTCACCGCACTGCACCACGCCACCGACGATCTCCGCAGCACACACGACCGGCTGCGGTCGCTCATGCGAGGGCTGCCCGGCACCATCTCGCGTGTGAGCCGCGACCTTCGCTACCTCGAAGTGAACGAGCAGCTTGCGGCGCTCTTCGATTTGTCACCGGGCGAATTCATCAACCAACCCATCGACTTCCTCGGCGCTGGGCACACCCTGGAGGCGTTCCTCCGGGAGTTTTTCGCGGGCGACGAGGAGCAGGCGACGTGCGACCTCGCACCTTCCATCGGCGGGGTGGCACGTCACCTGATGGTGGTGGCGCACAAATACGACAACGGCGACGCCGCGCACCTGATCGGGATCGACCTTACCGCGCAGCGTGCTGCCGAGGGCGAGGCGCGCACCAAGGACCGACTCCACCGAGCCCTCGTCGAGACGGCGCCGGAAGCCATCCTCGTCGTGGACCTCGATAAAGGGCGCATCGTGCAGGCTAACCAGAACGCCGGAGCACTACTCGGCCGCGCTACCGAATCGCTTCTGGGACAGCCGCTCGACATCATCAGCCCGCCCTGGCAGCCCGGTGGCGTCGTCTCTGCAGATCGGTTGACGATGCTGCTGCAGCAGGCCAGCCAGCATGCGCTCACGGAAGAATGGACCTGCCGCGACGCGGAGGGGGGCGACATCGTCTGCGAACTGCGACTCAGCCCACTCAGCCAGGCGCCCCCGCTCATCCGGTGCAGCCTTCGCGACCTTACCGAGCAGCACCGGCGCGAGCGCGAACTCGTCGCCGCACGCGAACAGGCCGAGGCCATGATGCAGCTCCGCGCGAGCTTCCTGTCGAACATGAGCCATGAATTCCGGACACCGCTGACCGGCATCATTGGCTTCTCGGCGTTGCTGGCGGAGTCGGCTCAGGACGAGCAGCGCGAGATGGTGAGCGTGATCGAACGGAGCGGGACCCGTCTTCTCCGACTGCTGAATGGCATATTGGACCTCGCCACGTTGGAGGCAGGGATCATGGAGGTGCGCGCCGCCGACCTCGACGTTGGTCGCGAGGTGCGCGAGGCGATTCGGTTGCACGCTGCCGCCGCCGACGAGAAAGGGCTGGTCGTAAAGCTGAACATGCCCGAACGATCGGCCCGAGCCATCCTCGACCCCACGCTGTTTCAGCGTGTCATGGCTAGCCTGCTCGACAACGCTATCCGCTTCACCGAAATGGGTGGCGTCGAGGTGACGCTGTCAGAGCGCGACGGAGGGGTGCACATCGCCGTGCGCGATTCGGGCATCGGGATCAGTCCGAGCTTCTTGCCCTTCATCTTTGAAGGCTTTTCCCAGGAGTCTACGGGCATCGCACGCACGCACGAAGGGAGCGGCCTCGGCCTCGCCATCACGCGCGGGCTCGTCGAGCTCATGGAGGGAACCATCGACGTGGAAAGCGTGCGTGGGGCGGGCGCTACGTTTACGGTCACCTTCCCGAGCGTGGAGGGAGAGCCACAGATCGCACCCGTGAACGACGACCGACAGGGACAACGTGGAGGGGAGGTCGGTGCCGAGGACGCCTCGGAAGCCCGCGTGCTTGCTGTGGAGGACAGTGCGGATGCACAGCGCATGCTGCACTATGCCCTCGGCCCGCACTACCGTCTCGACGCCGTGGCGAGCGAGACCGACGCGTTGCGTCTGGCACAGCTCCACGCGTACGACCTCGTGCTCATGGACGTAAACCTCGGGGCGAAACGCGACGGGGTGGACGTGCTCAACGCCCTACGGGACCTTTCGGGGTACGAGAACACGCCGATCCTGGCGGTGACGGCCTACGCGATGCCGGGCGACCGCGAGCGGTTCCTGCGCTGCGGCTTCGACGGCTATCTCGGCAAGCCGTTCACGACGGCACGCGTGCAGGAGGTTGTCCAGGAGACGCTGGCGGCGCGTTCCGGTTGA
- a CDS encoding DUF1501 domain-containing protein, which translates to MCDHHSLHRPRAIALEDGHAHDADHRIWTRRDFLVRSGLAATAGGMLLGGTPVRTLAQTPFLHHLAGLETDRVLVLIQLNGGNDGLNTIVPVSNDLYYQARPTLAIPQASTLQLTDDFGLNAELGALEELWGDGKMAVVQGVGYPDHNLSHFRSTDIVATADTESGTTGWMGRGLLEEFPDYETNPPPAPPAVQIGASVPVLFQAESTNLAMTFANAQAVERVASGVAAYDPDDVPATRFGEELAFVRALANASVIYREVIQQAYEAGASANAPDYGPLYEMPKSLAATARLIKGRLGARVYLVSLDGFDTHARQANVHTFLLRALGQAVDAFMNDLRASGDAERVVVMTFSEFGRRLAENGSGGTDHGTAAPTVVVGDSVNGGMFGGFPDLTALDDKGNPANTTDFRALYATLLERWLGLSADATADVLGGTYEALGFLDADASPPDPTPPPDPTPEFVRYSSAFPNPFRQRSSLAFSLEEATDVDVALYDTAGRRLRTLKRGVLDAGRHPITVEGSGLAAGTYFVRLVAFTQPLRTEHTWTVSRA; encoded by the coding sequence ATGTGCGACCATCATTCCCTCCATCGCCCCCGCGCCATCGCGCTAGAGGACGGGCACGCGCATGACGCTGACCACCGCATCTGGACGCGGCGCGACTTCCTCGTACGCTCTGGACTCGCGGCCACGGCAGGCGGCATGCTGCTCGGCGGCACCCCGGTACGGACGCTCGCGCAAACGCCCTTTTTGCACCACCTCGCCGGGCTCGAAACCGACCGCGTCCTCGTCCTGATCCAGCTCAACGGGGGCAATGACGGCCTTAACACCATCGTCCCAGTCTCGAACGACCTCTACTACCAGGCGCGCCCCACGCTCGCGATCCCACAGGCGAGCACGCTTCAGCTAACTGATGATTTCGGGCTCAACGCCGAGCTTGGTGCGCTAGAGGAACTCTGGGGCGACGGCAAGATGGCCGTCGTTCAGGGGGTTGGCTACCCTGACCACAACCTCTCGCACTTCCGCTCGACAGACATCGTCGCGACGGCGGACACGGAGTCAGGCACGACCGGCTGGATGGGCCGCGGCCTGCTGGAGGAGTTTCCTGACTACGAGACGAATCCGCCCCCGGCGCCGCCCGCCGTGCAGATTGGCGCGTCCGTGCCCGTGCTTTTCCAGGCGGAGAGCACCAACCTGGCGATGACGTTCGCCAACGCCCAGGCCGTCGAGCGCGTCGCTTCCGGCGTGGCGGCTTATGACCCGGACGATGTTCCGGCGACCCGCTTCGGCGAGGAACTCGCTTTCGTCCGGGCCCTGGCGAACGCATCCGTTATCTACCGAGAGGTCATCCAGCAGGCGTATGAAGCGGGAGCATCGGCCAATGCGCCGGACTACGGCCCGCTCTACGAGATGCCGAAGTCGCTCGCAGCCACGGCACGGCTTATCAAAGGACGCCTCGGCGCGCGCGTCTACCTCGTCTCGCTGGACGGCTTCGACACGCACGCGCGTCAGGCCAACGTGCACACGTTTCTGCTGCGGGCGCTCGGCCAAGCGGTCGACGCTTTCATGAACGACCTCCGCGCCTCCGGCGACGCTGAGCGCGTGGTGGTGATGACGTTCTCCGAATTTGGCCGCCGGCTCGCGGAGAATGGCTCGGGGGGGACAGACCACGGCACAGCCGCACCAACCGTCGTCGTGGGCGACTCTGTGAACGGGGGGATGTTTGGCGGCTTCCCAGACCTCACGGCGCTGGACGACAAAGGCAATCCGGCCAATACCACAGACTTTCGCGCGCTCTATGCGACCTTGCTGGAGCGCTGGCTCGGCCTCAGCGCCGACGCCACTGCGGACGTGCTTGGCGGGACCTATGAGGCCCTCGGCTTCCTCGACGCCGACGCATCGCCGCCCGACCCGACGCCGCCGCCTGACCCGACACCGGAGTTCGTCCGCTACTCATCAGCCTTCCCCAACCCGTTCCGCCAGCGCTCGTCGCTCGCGTTCTCGCTGGAAGAGGCCACCGACGTTGACGTGGCGCTCTACGACACCGCCGGCCGGCGGCTGCGCACGCTTAAACGTGGCGTTCTCGACGCGGGGCGCCACCCCATCACGGTCGAGGGGTCGGGGCTCGCCGCAGGGACCTACTTCGTGCGCCTGGTCGCCTTCACGCAGCCGCTTCGGACCGAGCATACGTGGACGGTGTCGCGCGCTTGA
- a CDS encoding DUF1800 domain-containing protein, producing the protein MDRRSFLIRRPATPALSPMPAGSLAPFSSTADAPWDERRIRHLLRRTGFGATVLDVDAFRSSSAQNAVSQVLDAGRRAPLLTTPDWAELDRPERGTSAYSQYTSDNRRWRREFELDLLSSYFAPTLRDKLTVFWQNHFVASVFRYDLARHAFVYVQTIRTHALGNFKQFVFDMGLTPAMLIFLDGISNAVGMPNENYARELMELFTMGLEGPDGSPHYTQDDVRELARALTGWTVDPRTLVAEFDPARHDNGAKTLFGRTDQFDYASAIDWLFEARADAIAHYVCTRLYEAFVAAPANPAHVETLAAQFKTDWAIDPIVERLLRSEAFFDAGVIGAQVSDAVSFLIGRYRETGTSALPESQLGKLSLQLERLEQPYFQPPNVGGWPRGRGWLTTDSLPRRWTLTAQNMSGVLANVQALALTLPDPFDAQTLAVDLARHLLAVPLSEADERVLGDILLGGLPSYEWNPSDMGVRPRYLALLSHLAELPEFQLT; encoded by the coding sequence ATGGACCGCCGCTCGTTCCTAATTCGTCGTCCTGCTACCCCGGCCCTGTCGCCGATGCCCGCGGGCTCGCTCGCTCCGTTTTCCTCGACGGCTGACGCGCCGTGGGACGAGCGCCGGATACGCCACCTCCTCCGCCGGACCGGCTTTGGCGCGACCGTGCTCGACGTGGACGCGTTTCGGTCTTCGTCGGCGCAAAACGCCGTCTCCCAGGTCCTCGATGCCGGGCGTCGGGCGCCCCTGCTGACGACCCCCGACTGGGCTGAACTCGACCGCCCCGAGCGCGGCACGTCGGCCTACAGCCAGTACACGTCCGACAACCGACGCTGGCGGCGCGAATTCGAGCTCGACCTGCTGAGCAGCTACTTCGCGCCGACGCTGCGCGACAAGCTGACGGTGTTCTGGCAGAACCACTTCGTCGCGTCCGTCTTTCGCTACGACCTCGCGCGGCACGCCTTCGTCTATGTGCAGACCATCCGCACGCATGCGCTGGGCAACTTCAAGCAGTTCGTGTTCGACATGGGCCTCACGCCTGCGATGCTGATCTTCCTCGACGGGATCAGCAACGCGGTAGGCATGCCGAATGAGAACTACGCTCGCGAGTTGATGGAGCTGTTCACGATGGGCCTCGAAGGCCCCGACGGGTCGCCCCACTACACGCAGGACGACGTGCGTGAACTCGCCCGGGCGCTCACCGGCTGGACCGTCGACCCGCGCACGCTCGTCGCCGAGTTTGACCCGGCCCGCCACGACAATGGCGCGAAGACGCTCTTTGGCCGCACGGACCAGTTTGACTATGCGAGCGCGATCGATTGGCTGTTCGAGGCCCGTGCGGACGCGATTGCACACTACGTCTGCACGCGGCTCTACGAAGCCTTTGTCGCGGCACCGGCCAACCCTGCCCACGTCGAAACGCTCGCCGCGCAGTTCAAGACTGACTGGGCCATCGACCCTATTGTCGAGCGCCTCCTGCGGAGCGAAGCCTTCTTCGACGCTGGCGTGATCGGCGCACAGGTCTCCGATGCGGTGTCGTTCCTGATCGGCCGCTATCGGGAGACCGGCACCAGCGCGTTGCCGGAGAGCCAACTCGGCAAGCTCAGCCTTCAGCTGGAGCGGCTGGAGCAGCCTTACTTCCAGCCGCCTAACGTCGGTGGTTGGCCGCGCGGACGCGGCTGGCTGACAACCGACTCCCTCCCGAGGCGGTGGACATTGACCGCGCAGAACATGAGCGGTGTGCTCGCCAACGTGCAGGCGCTCGCGCTGACCCTCCCCGACCCGTTCGATGCCCAGACTCTCGCCGTTGATCTCGCGCGTCACCTGCTCGCGGTACCACTCAGCGAAGCGGACGAGCGCGTGCTCGGAGACATCCTCTTGGGAGGCCTGCCCTCGTATGAGTGGAATCCGTCCGACATGGGCGTCCGCCCCCGTTACCTCGCGCTGCTGAGCCACCTCGCCGAGCTTCCCGAATTCCAGCTGACGTAG
- the serS gene encoding serine--tRNA ligase — protein MLDPAFVRQHPDRVRTAMRDKRAGDPALVDAFLASDAERRESQTALQDVQQRLNETSRQIGPLMKAGKREEAAPLLAQSNELKAQKKALEDAARVAGEAQQRLMLELPNVPHESVPVGATDEDNVVVAEVGQKPDFSAFSGDFQPLPHWELLDKHGLVDFERGAKVAGAGFPFYIGQGARLQRALIQFFLDQAVAHGYIEMQPPLVINEASGIGTGQIPDKEAMMYEAERDGLFLIPTAEVPVTNFYRDEIFDADALPVKYVAYTPCFRREAGSYGKDVRGLNRLHQFDKVELVQFVRPEDSYDALEALRQDAERVLDLLELPFRRLLMCTGDMGFTQAKKYDLEVWSAGQARWLEVSSVSNFEAFQARRALIRYRRESGAKPEPIHTLNGSGLALPRIVAALLENGQQPNGTIRLPEVLHAYTGFATIGA, from the coding sequence ATGCTCGATCCCGCTTTCGTCCGCCAGCATCCTGACCGCGTTCGTACCGCCATGCGAGACAAGCGCGCAGGCGACCCGGCCCTCGTCGATGCGTTCCTGGCAAGTGACGCAGAACGCCGGGAGTCGCAGACGGCTTTGCAGGACGTGCAGCAGCGGCTCAACGAGACGAGCCGCCAGATCGGCCCGCTCATGAAAGCGGGAAAGCGCGAGGAAGCCGCGCCATTGCTCGCGCAGTCCAACGAGCTCAAAGCCCAGAAAAAGGCCCTCGAAGACGCCGCTCGTGTTGCTGGCGAGGCCCAGCAGCGGCTCATGCTGGAGTTGCCCAACGTCCCACATGAGAGCGTTCCTGTGGGCGCGACCGATGAGGACAACGTCGTGGTGGCCGAGGTCGGGCAGAAGCCCGACTTCAGCGCCTTCAGTGGGGACTTTCAGCCGCTGCCGCACTGGGAGTTGCTCGACAAGCACGGCCTCGTCGATTTCGAGCGGGGCGCGAAGGTGGCCGGTGCAGGCTTTCCCTTCTACATCGGGCAAGGCGCACGCCTGCAGCGGGCGCTCATCCAGTTCTTCCTCGACCAAGCCGTTGCGCACGGCTACATCGAGATGCAGCCGCCGCTCGTCATCAACGAGGCTTCGGGCATTGGGACTGGTCAGATTCCCGACAAAGAAGCCATGATGTACGAGGCCGAGCGCGACGGCCTGTTCCTCATCCCCACGGCCGAGGTGCCCGTCACCAATTTCTACCGCGACGAGATCTTCGACGCGGACGCATTGCCGGTAAAGTACGTCGCCTACACCCCGTGCTTTCGCCGCGAGGCGGGCTCCTACGGCAAGGACGTGCGCGGCCTCAACCGGCTCCACCAGTTTGACAAGGTAGAACTCGTTCAGTTTGTGCGGCCCGAGGACAGCTACGACGCCCTCGAAGCACTACGCCAGGACGCGGAGCGGGTGCTCGACCTGCTCGAACTTCCCTTCCGACGCCTCCTGATGTGCACGGGCGATATGGGCTTCACACAGGCCAAGAAGTACGACCTCGAGGTGTGGAGCGCGGGGCAGGCCCGCTGGCTCGAAGTGTCGTCGGTGTCGAACTTCGAAGCGTTTCAGGCGCGGCGGGCGCTGATCCGCTATCGCCGCGAGTCCGGGGCCAAGCCCGAGCCGATCCACACACTCAACGGCTCTGGGCTTGCGCTCCCACGCATCGTGGCGGCGCTTCTGGAGAATGGCCAGCAGCCCAACGGCACCATACGCCTGCCCGAGGTGCTCCACGCATACACCGGGTTTGCCACAATCGGAGCATAG